The following are encoded together in the Chiloscyllium plagiosum isolate BGI_BamShark_2017 chromosome 1, ASM401019v2, whole genome shotgun sequence genome:
- the LOC122555894 gene encoding endothelin receptor type B-like — protein MRLLRLCLTLPWVSVLLGCGISQRMLLPENETWGKFHSAADYLDVFHSPTVQPSLGLSQRGTGQPDGNRAVDNSNRTDGSANSGSDNIIPSSCYYPTRSNPTFRYITAGLSCAIFVVGVIGNATLLRIIYKNKCMRNGPNLLIGSLALGDLFYITIDIPLHVYKLLASEWPFGIVVCKLIPFLQKISVGITGLSLCALSVDRYRAVVSWSRVQGIGVPLLTALEIIGIWILASLLAVPEAVAFNMVTLEYGKQNYSVCLILPTTEFNRVRSYL, from the exons ATGCGGCTGCTGCGGCTTTGTCTGACCCTGCCCTGGGTTTCTGTGTTGCTCGGCTGTGGGATATCACAGAGAATGCTGCTGCCTGAAAATGAGACCTGGGGCAAGTTTCATTCTGCTGCCGACTATCTGGATGTGTTCCACTCTCCCACGGTCCAGCCCAGCTTGGGCTTGTCTCAACGGGGAACCGGTCAACCCGATGGCAACCGGGCGGTGGATAACTCTAACCGAACCGATGGCAGTGCTAACTCAGGCAGTGACAACATTATCCCTTCCTCGTGTTACTATCCGACCCGCAGCAACCCCACCTTCAGATACATTACTGCCGGCCTGTCCTGTGCCATATTTGTGGTCGGAGTGATTGGCAACGCGACTTTGCTGAGGATTATCTACAAAAATAAATGTATGAGGAATGGTCCCAATTTGTTGATTGGAAGCCTGGCCCTGGGAGACCTGTTCTATATCACAATCGACATCCCTTTGCATGTCTACAAG CTTCTGGCTTCCGAGTGGCCGTTCGGGATTGTAGTTTGCAAGCTGATACCTTTCTTGCAGAAAATTTCAGTAGGAATCACAGGCCTAAGTCTGTGCGCACTGAGTGTGGACAG GTATCGGGCTGTTGTCTCCTGGAGCCGGGTCCAGGGGATTGGAGTGCCTCTATTGACTGCCTTAGAGATCATTGGCATTTGGATCCTTGCTAGCCTCTTGGCGGTTCCTGAGGCTGTTGCTTTTAATATGGTAACATTGGAATACGGTAAACAAAACTACAGTGTATGCCTTATTCTGCCAACAACAGAGTTTAATCGGGTAAGATCGTATTTGTAA